From Motacilla alba alba isolate MOTALB_02 chromosome 20, Motacilla_alba_V1.0_pri, whole genome shotgun sequence, the proteins below share one genomic window:
- the LOC119710404 gene encoding ammonium transporter Rh type B-like — MAVPSSANPRRLLPLFLGLFQGALLLFFALFVTYDEPSAQAEDTSLVTNQVYSTFPFFQDIQVMLVVGLGLLLTFLPRYGFSALTHNFLLLNFSVQWALVLQGLLHHFHHGQIHLDLHKLLISEFAAVTVLISVGAILGRASPCQLLIMATCEIPIYLASEWVIVTCLGVLDVGGTITIHVFSCYFGLGVSKALFRATQQPPHPKETPTTSSDLVSLVGTLILWVFWPSFVAVLCQPGDAQHRAILNTLLAMSAGAITTVVASSLLERDGKLSPGHLQNGSLAGGVAIGVVADMAMPPVAALALGSLSAAVCVLGFRLLTPLLARKLTLHDQCGIHNLHGLPGILGAAASVAAVLAAPKDTSGSHPSQLSPAGGNASEAAEGQRGDRGAGGQALCQAAGLAVAVGASLLAGLLTGAALRLPCLARPPERLCFDDSLYFKIHDQPESPGPDGSAEEGALALKEQV; from the coding sequence ATGGCTGTGCCATCCTCTGCCAATCCCCGTCGCCTCCTGCCCCTCTTCCTGGGGCTTTTCCAGGGCGCCCTGCTCCTCTTCTTTGCCCTCTTCGTCACCTATGATGAGCCCTCGGCGCAGGCAGAGGATACCAGCTTGGTGACCAACCAGGTCTACAGCACCTTCCCCTTCTTCCAGGACATCCAGGTGATGCTGGTGGTGGGTCTGGGACTCCTGCTGACTTTCCTGCCCCGCTATGGGTTCAGTGCCCTCACCCACAACTTCCTCCTGCTCAACTTCTCCGTGCAGTGGGCgctggtgctgcagggcctGCTCCACCACTTCCACCATGGCCAGATCCACCTGGACCTCCACAAACTCCTCATCTCTGAGTTTGCTGCTGTGACAGTGCTCATCTCTGTGGGGGCCATCCTGGGGAgggccagcccctgccagctgctcaTCATGGCCACCTGTGAGATCCCCATCTACCTCGCCAGTGAGTGGGTCATTGTCACCTGTCTGGGCGTCCTGGATGTGGGTGGCACCATCACGATCCACGTCTTCTCCTGCTATTTCGGCCTTGGCGTGTCCAAGGCTCTGTTCAGGGCAACGCAGCAGCCACCGCACCCCAAGGAGACCCCAACAACCAGCTCTGACCTCGTGTCCCTGGTGGGGACACTCATCCTCTGGGTTTTCTGGCCCAGCTTCGTGGCTGTCCTCTGCCAACCGGGCGATGCCCAGCACCGCGCCATCCTAAACACCCTCCTGGCCATGAGTGCCGGCGCCATCACCACCGTGGTGGCCTCCAGCCTGCTGGAGAGGGACGGCAAGCTCAGCCCCGGCCACCTGCAGAACGGCAGCCTGGCCGGCGGGGTGGCCATTGGCGTGGTGGCCGACATGGCCATGCCACCAGTGGCCGCTCtcgccctgggcagcctctcaGCCGCGGTGTGTGTCCTGGGCTTCAGGCTCCTCACCCCGCTCCTGGCCAGGAAACTCACCCTCCACGACCAGTGCGGCATCCACAACCTCCACGGCTTGCCCGGCATCCTGGGCGCCGCAGCCAGCGTCGCGGCCGTCCTGGCGGCACCCAAGGACACCTCCGGGTCCCATCCCTCCCAGCTGTCCCCCGCTGGGGGCAATGCCAGCGAGGCGGCGGAGGGACAGCGGGGGGaccgcggggcgggcgggcaggcGCTGTGCCAGGCGGCGGGGCTGGCGGTGGCCGTCGGTGCCTCGCTGCTCGCCGGGCTGCTCACCGGGGCCGCCCTCcggctgccctgcctggcccgGCCGCCCGAGCGGCTCTGCTTCGATGACTCGCTGTATTTTAAGATCCACGATCAGCCTGAGAGCCCGGGGCCAGACGGCAGCGCTGAGGAAGGAGCCCTGGCTCTGAAGGAGCAGGTTTAG
- the C20H20orf204 gene encoding uncharacterized protein C20orf204 homolog produces MEMMFKGEGTKSRGGWRRGLWLEPRGHSWCWYFGGLTLDSHFCHGLVPLSVFSHCECGAKESPHANRNRNCRGLQQSVRLGARNTRGLESPGGCEQGLLPCRPLRARGTLSHPAPHPGHHRSSVRPGGPGGLPRGAGAGPAAVPCPVPPAAAGPVPSHRGAKFKPRAPAQRDGAGPGSPGPPQGPRPRGSMIFPRVLSCAVLLLLLVAVLSRGRRCSIAKILRQYRAVIFHEIQNLRNLTGSVHRSGRAGPACRSDKDQKILLSIYNISMSLREVGAGTLQGPEELAVWRVARNTNFVLRENCRKISKSPPRSAPAPPRHGAAGRRRKQLREIGRKAERLATCWEKLNALHAPRQTSWDS; encoded by the exons ATGGAGATGATGTTCAAAGGGGAGG GTACAAAATCCAGagggggatggaggagagggcTTTGGTTGGAACCACGAGGGCACTCCTGGTGTTGGTATTTTGGGGGTCTCACCCTGGACAGTCACTTTTGCCATGGGTTGGTGCCGTTGTCAGTGTTCTCCCACTGTGAATGCGGAGCGAAAGAATCGCCCCACGCCAACAGAAATCGAAACTGCCGGGGTTTGCAGCAGAGCGTGCGGCTCGGGGCTAGGAACACGCGTGGGTTGGAATCCCCGGGTGGCTGcgagcaggggctgctgccctgccgGCCCCTCCGGGCCAGAGGGACCCTGTCCCACCCTGCCCCGCATCCCGGGCACCACCGCTCCTCCGTGCGGCCGGGGGGGCCGGGCGGCCtcccccgcggggccggggctgggccggCGGCGGTGCCGTGTCCCGTCCCCCCCGCGGCGGCCGGGCCCGTCCCCTCCCACCGTGGAGCCAAGTTCAAACCGCGGGCCCCGGCGCAGCGGGACGGGGCCGGACCGGGCTCCCCGGGACCGCCGCAGGGGCCGCGCCCGCGGGGCTCCATG ATTTTCCCCCGGGTGCTCTCctgtgctgttctgctgctcctgctggtggccgtgctgagcagaggcaggaggtgcaGCATCGCCAAAATCCTGCGGCAGTACCGCGCCGTCATCTTCCATGAGATCCAGAACCTG AGGAACCTGACTGGCTCGGTGCACAGGAGCGGGAGGGCCGGGCCCGCTTGTCGTTCGGACAAG gaCCAGAAGATCCTGTTGTCCATCTACAACATCAGCATGTCCCTGCGGGAGGTGGGGGCCGGCACCCTGCAGGGCCCCGAGGAGCTGGCGGTCTGGAGGGTGGCCAGGAACACCAACTTTGTGCTCCGGGAGAACTGCAGGAAAATCAGCAAG AGCCCACCGCgcagcgccccggccccgccgcggcacGGAGCCGCCGGCcgcaggaggaagcagctgcgGGAGATCGGCAGGAAGGCGGAGAGGCTGGCGACATGCTGGGAGAAGCTCAATGCCCTGCACGCTCCCCGCCAAACATCCTGGGACTCGTAG
- the PRPF6 gene encoding pre-mRNA-processing factor 6 → MNKKKKPFLGMPAPLGYVPGLGRGATGFTTRSDIGPARDANDPVDDRHAPPGKRTVGDQMKKNQTADDDDEDLNDTNYDEFNGYAGSLFSSGPYEKDDEEADAIYAALDKRMDERRKERREQREKEEIEKYRMERPKIQQQFSDLKRKLAEVTEEEWLSIPEVGDARNKRQRNPRYEKLTPVPDSFFAKHLQSGENHTSVDPRQTQFGGLNTPYPGGLNTPYPGGMTPGLMTPGTGELDMRKIGQARNTLMDMRLSQVSDSVSGQTVVDPKGYLTDLNSMIPTHGGDINDIKKARLLLKSVRETNPHHPPAWIASARLEEVTGKLQVARNLIMKGTEMCPKSEDVWLEAARLQPGDTAKAVVAQAVRHLPQSVRIYIRAAELETDIRAKKRVLRKALEHVPNSVRLWKAAVELEEPEDARIMLSRAVECCPTSVELWLALARLETYENARKVLNKARENIPTDRHIWITAAKLEEANGNTQMVEKIIDRAITSLRANGVEINREQWIQDAEECDKAGSVATCQAIMRAVIGIGIEEEDRKHTWMEDADSCVAHNALECARAIYAYALQVFPSKKSVWLRAAYFEKNHGTRESLEALLQRAVAHCPKAEVLWLMGAKSKWLAGDVPAARSILALAFQANPNSEEIWLAAVKLESENNEYERARRLLAKARSSAPTARVFMKSVKLEWVLGNIAAAQELCEEALKHYEDFPKLWMMKGQIEEQKELVEKAREAYNQGLKKCPHSIPLWLLLSRLEEKVGQLTRARAILEKSRLKNPKNPDLWLESVRLEYRAGLKNIANTLMAKALQECPNSGILWSEAIFLEARPQRKTKSVDALKKCEHDPHVLLAVAKLFWSERKITKAREWFHRTVKIDSDLGDAWAFFYKFELQHGTEEQQEEVRKRCENAEPRHGELWCDVSKDIENWQKKIGEILVLVAAKLKNTF, encoded by the exons ATGAACAAGAAGAAGAAGCCGTTCCTGGGCATGCCCGCGCCCCTGGGTTACGTGCCGGGGCTGGGCCGCGG agccacgGGCTTCACCACCCGCTCTGATATCGGCCCTGCCCGCGATGCCAACGACCCCGTGGACGACCGGCACGCGCCGCCGGGCAAGAGAACCGTGGGCGACCAGATGAAGAAGAACCAGACCgcagatgatgatgatgaggatcTGAATGACACCAACTACGATGAG TTCAACGGCTACGCTGGGAGCCTGTTCTCAAGTGGCCCCTATGAAAAAGATGACGAAGAAGCAGATGCTATTTATGCAGCTTTGGATAAGAGGATGGATGAAcgcaggaaggagagaag GGAACAAcgagaaaaagaggaaatagaaaaataccGTATGGAACGACCCAAAATTCAGCAGCAGTTCTCAGACTTGaaa CGGAAATTAGCAGAGGTGACTGAGGAGGAGTGGCTGAGTATTCCTGAGGTTGGGGATGCCAGGAACAAGCGGCAGAGGAATCCTCGTTACGAGAAGCTGACTCCTGTCCCCGACAGCTTCTTTGCAAAGCATTTACAGTCAGGGGAGAATCACACTTCAGTGGACCCACGCCAGACA caatttGGTGGACTGAATACTCCGTACCCAGGGGGTTTGAATACTCCATACCCAGGAGGAATGACACCAGGCTTGAtgacacctgggacaggtgaaTTGGATATGAGGAAGATTGGCCAAGCCAGAAACACCTTGATGGATATGAGGCTAAGCCAG GTGTCGGACTCTGTGAGTGGCCAGACTGTAGTGGACCCCAAAGGATATTTGACAGACCTGAATTCCATGATTCCCACACACGGAGGAGATATCAA TGATATCAAAAAAGCCCGTTTGCTTCTGAAATCCGTCCGAGAGACCAATCCTCatcatcccccagcctggatAGCATCAGCCCGACTGGAGGAGGTCACTGGCAAACTCCAGGTGGCTCGAAACCTCATCATGAAAGGAACAGAGATGTGCCCTAAG AGTGAAGATGTTTGGTTGGAAGCTGCTCGGCTTCAGCCTGGAGATACAGCCAAGGCTGTGGTGGCCCAGGCTGTGCGGCACCTGCCGCAGTCGGTGCGGATCTAtatcagagcagcagagctggagactGACATCCGTGCCAAGAAACGTGTCCTTAGGAAAG CCCTTGAGCATGTTCCAAACTCGGTGCGTTTGTGGAAAGCAGCCGTGGAGCTGGAGGAACCTGAGGATGCCAGGATCATGCTGAGCCGGGCTGTGGAGTGCTGTCCAACCAGTGTTGAa CTGTGGCTGGCGCTGGCAAGGCTGGAGACATACGAGAACGCTCGTAAAGTCCTTAACAAAGCCCGGGAGAACATCCCGACGGATCGTCACATCTGGATCACTGCTGCCAAACTGGAGGAAGCCAATGGAAACACCCAGATGGTGGAGAAAATCATTGACAGAGCCATCACTTCTCTCAGGGCTAATGGGGTGGAAATCAACAGGGAGCAGTGGATACAG GACGCCGAGGAATGTGATAAAGCTGGAAGTGTGGCCACATGCCAGGCGATCATGAGAGCTGTGATCGGGATTGGGATCGAGGAAGAAGATCGGAAGCACACCTGGATGGAAGATGCAGACAGT TGTGTTGCTCATAATGCCCTGGAGTGTGCCCGAGCCATTTATGCCTATGCCTTGCAAGTCTTCCCGAGCAAGAAGAGTGTGTGGCTGCGAGCAGCCTACTTTGAAAAGAACCATGGGACCAG AGAATCCTTGGAGGCCCTTTTGCAGAGAGCTGTTGCTCACTGTCCCAAAGCAGAGGTGCTGTGGCTCATGGGAGCCAAATCCAAATGGCTGGCAGGAGATGTGCCAGCAGCCAGAAGCATCTTGGCCCTGGCTTTCCAG GCCAACCCCAACAGCGAGGAGATCTGGCTGGCTGCCGTGAAGCTCGAGTCGGAGAACAATGAGTATGAAAGAGCGAGGAGGCTGCTGGCAAAGGCTCGCAGCAGTGCCCCCACAGCAAGG GTCTTCATGAAGTCTGTGAAGTTGGAATGGGTGCTTGGGAAcattgctgcagcccaggagctctgtgAGGAAGCTCTGAAGCACTATGAGGACTTCCCCAAATTGTGGATGATGAAAGGACAAATTGAGGAACAAAAAGAGCTGGTAGAGAAAGCACGGGAGGCTTATAATCAAGGG tTGAAGAAGTGCCCCCATTCCATACCCCTGTGGCTTTTGCTgtccaggctggaggagaaagTTGGGCAGCTGACCAGAGCAAGAGCCATCTTGGAAAAGTCTCGCCTGAAGAATCCAAAGAATCCAGATCTCTG GTTGGAGTCTGTGCGCTTGGAGTACCGAGCTGGGCTGAAGAACATTGCAAACACTCTGATGGCCAAGGCACTGCAAGAGTGCCCCAATTCAG GAATCCTGTGGTCAGAAGCAATTTTCCTTGAAGCGCGACCGCAACGAAAGACCAAGAGTGTGGATGCTCTCAAGAAGTGTGAACATGACCCACAtgtcctgctggctgtggcCAA GCTGTTCTGGAGCGAGCGGAAAATAACCAAGGCCAGAGAGTGGTTCCACCGCACAGTGAAGATAGACTCTGACCTGGGGGATGCCTGGGCCTTCTTTTACAAATTTGAGCTCCAGCACGGCACAGAG GAACAACAAGAAGAGGTGAGGAAGCGCTGTGAGAATGCTGAACCTCGCCACGGAGAGCTCTGGTGTGATGTCTCCAAGGACATAGAGAATTGGCAGAAAAAGATTGGAGAAATTCTTGTGCTTGTGGCAGCCAAGCTGAAAAATACCTTCTAG